Within the Pangasianodon hypophthalmus isolate fPanHyp1 chromosome 19, fPanHyp1.pri, whole genome shotgun sequence genome, the region gaagttagcaggtGTGTGCTGCACTGACGTCACTGCGTGACACTGCTAGCACATTTACAGTGTAGTTTATTATGAGAAAACAATTGAATCTCAAACATAAGAGATAACAGTCGCTGTTAGTTCCTAAAAACAGAAGTGCAAGAACTTCTTTTCGCACCATTTTTCAATGACATTTATTATCATATTAGTGAGATGTCCAAGCAGAAACGTGACGTGGTTAGTTAGCGAACCATGAGACGACCTGCATGATGGCATTGATGGCAGCagtagcatgaaagttgaagctttggaaacTGATCTGTTTTAGCAGTGTAGtgatgaggaagtgagagagctggGTAGActtaaggaataaagcactgctgcatcgctGTCTTTAAGTAAGGATGAAGCAAGGGCGAAATCCCAGTGCTGTCAATTAGCAGGTGgttgaacagcattgtgggttgTGTAGGAAACCTTTAACCAGTGTGAAAATGCACATACATGCAGTGGTTTAGAGGGGATTTAATTTCTGGCCACGGGGGTGAGGAAATATACGAAATAAAAACTGCAGGATCTGTAAAATGCATTTTGGGGGGATGTGAGACAGCAGTAGGAGGGGTGATGGCTCAAGTTTgatgtttaatcatttaaggtaTGATCTATTGCCTATCAGTCTtggaataataatattataaaacacCTTTATGACAGttgcactgaaaatgattaaaataaaatactagtAATAGGTGGAAGATGACATTTTATGTCCTAAAAACAGATCTTTATCTCCTGGGAAATATTTCAGtcaatttcattacaaaataaatcctgGACACCATTGAAGATTATACAGATTCATATACAAGTTAtacaagttattattattattattattattattggatttTACCTTTAAGTAGCACATTTCAACCATCAACTCTAGTGAAGTGTAAACTGGTGTTTCAGCTAGTGTTAGCTGACTAATTGGCTAACTAGCCAGAGGTATTTGTTAGGTAAAGGTTAGTTAAATGAAATGATGTGGTATTTCATAGAAATTATGGATAATAATCATTACATAATTATGATCAGAGACAGACTTGGTGATGTTTCAATTTGCACAATATAAAGATTCACCATTTCTGCTTTTAGCCAGACTTTGGCctacattttaactttattttgagAGAGAAATTACTTCACTTTGACAGctaaatattactaaaaaaatcGAGGTAGGCTGCTTAATAGTCAAGtacacagtgtatagtgtagcaTTTAGCATAATGCCCCTTAAAAATGAAACTGCAGTACCACGCCAGAACAGCAGGTGGCGATGATTTACTGATGAACCACCGTTAATACACCGGTTTCATCCGAAATAGCTCGAGTTGGAACTTATAATGCACTAAGTAGGCTGCAGAAGGGGCGGCTTTCAAGGCGCATGTAGTGCCCTTATATAGGGAGCAGGAAGGCGTTTGGGCTTTAGCCTCCGTTTCCGTTCCAGTGTCCTTGGCTGGAGAGACTAAGCAGGAGCAGGAGATAATGTTCAGGCACGTTTCGGTGAGTGCATTAcaacaaataatatttaaaagctGTGAAAGCATTATTCAGGATGTAATGAAGGACTTGTAGGAGGAACATATTTTCGAGCTATGCTAAGCTAATTAATTTCACTAGATAATGTGTTAGCTAGCTCACTAGCCAGGCCTGGAAGGACAGGATGAACTTGCTGCATATATAGTGCAGGATTGAGCTAAACTGAAAGAGGAAGTATTAAGAagtattaatcattattattagcttATATTAGCTTTTCCTCACAAACTATAGAGGATTTAACAAGGAAACAAAAATCACTTTAGTCACTGGATAGGGATTTAATAAGAACTAGCTACGTTACATTCTGAATCTGAATTAAGTGAATAACTCTGATTGTAAACTAATTGTATAACATTCATGTTTTTGATAGTTAATCTAATATTTATAGCATTGTAACTGGCTAGCCATGATCAGTTAATGAGCTGTATGAGAGCTTTCAGAGAACCTTTCAGAGAACCtttcagaaagacagaaatcaTAAAACACTAAAACTGGTGagctgaagaaaaagaagaaggagggagagaagcTAGGACCAAAGTGTTTATGGTTCCCTTTTTATTCCTGAGAGGTAATCTAGCTGTGGCAATTTGAAtggacaaaaattaaacaaggaAATACAGCAATCTAAACAGgacctggtcctggagtacctccTGTCGTGTACGTCagtccgtccatccatccatccatccattttctgtaccgttTATCCTACACTGGGTCACCTaccccagggaactcggggcacaaggcaggggacaccctggacggggtgccaacccatcacagggcacaatcgtacacacactcatacacccattcacacactacgggcaatttggaaatgccagtcaggcTACAACACACGTCTttagactgggggaggaaaccggaataCCCGGaagaaacccctgaagcacggggagaacgtgcaaactccatgcacacagggcggaagCGGGAATCAAatccccaaccctggaggtgtgaggcaaacgtgctaaccactaataataaaaactaccAAAAGAACCTAATAACTAATTGTCTAACGAGCAGCCCTTCCtgagctgaagtgtgtgttagagcagagaaatcAGTGAAATGTACAGGACAGGTGGAACTCCAGGACTAGGGATGGGAACCTGTGCTTTAGGAGAAATGGGTAATGTTGATCTTGTCTCAGCAGCAGTTGTcatctttttagaaataaaagttAAAGAGAAGgattgtgtctcaaattgcatacttcATACATCATGGTCTAACTGTCTAGAGCTTTTGGAGCCAGGGacccttttaactgtaaaataagttGCACGGACACCCTCAGCTCCGACCATTTCATCCACACAATCTTTTATTTACTCACAAGACATTCAGTTCTAATAAAAACTgccatataataaatataataacagtaatagttcatttaaaaaaatcgaGGACCCCCAGGCTATGCTTACAGAACCACGGGTGAAGAATCTTACTGACTTTGTCATGTATACAAGTACAGGACGGTGAaaacattttcttcttcatgtaCTGCGTTCACACAGAAAACTACAAATGTACAGTAAAATAATGTAGAGGATGGACTGCATTTGCCAAGCAGATTGTGGCATGATGGACACTTCTTGCCCTAACCTGTCCCATCATGCACTACAGAATGGAAAGGTAGCgatatataataaacatgacTTAATGGATATATAGCGCCTTAAGAAAGGAGGCTAGGATGGATGGCGGTGGATCCGGGGTGtatactgggaacactgggtgtgaggtgggagtacaccctggatgggatgccagtccattgcagcgcaccatgcacacacaccttcacacttGGGGGCAATTTAGCCTAGCCAATCAATCCACTTACCTGCATGTCTTAGGGAGGTAGGAGGAGACTGGAGAACCCTgagaaacccatgcagacatgggAATAACAATCACAGAAACTCTACACcgacagtaatctgagctcaggagaCAAGGCAGCGCCacctgctgtgccactgtgctgCCATATTTCTAAATATGCAGTCTATCCAGTTTACATTCAATAAGCCTGCTTCTGAGCACGTCTGAGCTTATTTACTTGTTGAAAGAAATCCAGGATCATGTCAAGCCAGTTCAATCCAGCTAACTCATTAATGCACGCATGAAGAATGGGAGCCAGTGCTCTAATGTTTATTCTGTGTGTTTCCAGGCACTTCATCAGCTGTCCCGGCGGACGCTAACTAGCAGCGCTCGCAGGCAGGTGGAAAATAAAGTTCCACAGAAGCAAAAGCTGTTCCAGGTGACTTGATCAGATTATTCTCTCCTAATGGATAATAATGTCCACATCTGGGGGGTTCTGCACTTACACACGGTTCACTGTTGTGTCTGTTTGttgttctgtttgtctttctttatgTTGAacagctttcttttttctctggaGGTCAGAAAACTCCAGAGAACTCCCTAGGATTGACCGGCACAGTGGCCACGCCCTGTTCAGTCACCATCCTTTCCTTTTTACTTACACACTGTAGTGAAATGGTGCAGCCATTAGTGCActgaatcaaataaaaataccGCTTTATAGTGCTGCTGTTACTGTCGACCCAGAGCTAAGAACCTGTGCATGCTGCTAAGAATTACAGTTTACATGACATGCAAGTATCTTACCTTTTAAAATCCATTAATTATACAGAAACGGCTTCTTTAGATGCACCACTTTCACTTTTATGAAACTAATAGTCTACCTTTACTTGAGGAAAGAATGTATGTGTCACTGGTTGCTAGATTATAATCATCAGTTGACCTTCAAGATTTACTACACGTGTactaaaatgaactaaaatgttGACTTTCCTTCCCTTCATTAATATTCTTCCATTTACACAGAAAACGAATGAAGCTTTAAACCTCCATTTTACTGTAGAGTAAgcatacacattttattaagaTGATAAATGATCTCAAAACATTATTACTACaccatgtaaggaataaaacgcaacaaggcatgctgttatagtaaaataatcaacgatggggtggggTGATTTAGCCCGATGCGAAGTGGAGTCACTTTTGCTTccccaaagttgattgtttttccaataacagcctgtcctggagtgttttatttctcttatatcacagcactatGTCAGCGATTACACGATTACTTATTACAGAACGCCACATCAtccttttttattaaacatttatatttacgttTAATATTGAAGAAAGtctctggaaaaaaattaactcCTTTTACGTTATAGacataaacagtcatttcctcactttCTGTTGttcatgagacaaaaaaaatgtagcttgtcactgaaaaaaacctcaaaacagagctgctgttgtagaaaattaacactttgtgaccaatcagatttgagaattcaacagcactgtggtataaataataatagtttctTGCCTTATGTTATGTGagctataaatgtataaatataaacccCAAACAGCATAATTTCCAGTAGAGTGAACAGATTAAAATTGTGTTAataatttctgtaaaattaaGGTATTGTAAATATTAACCTGGTAAAACATTAGGTGTATTTTTGAGCTGTTAAAGAGCGTACAGCGTCTCCAGGAGCCCCAAACACAATATGAGAGCTAAGAACATAAATACACATCACTAAAGCATACATCTGATCAGTAATATAGCAACAAGTGTTTTTTAGaagtctgtgtatgtgtgtgtctgtgtgtgttcacttcacACTCAGGTTGTTGCACTCGAAACATGTCCAACAGATAAGTATATCTTAGCTGAACAAGGCTCTAATCCACTAACCTGCATATGGTGTGCTGATCGAGTCTAACAGCGCCATTTTAATATAGTACATAAAGAAAAGTAGCAGCATGCAGGCTTTTACACACAGCAGAGTTATTTAATTCATGCTTGTAGACTATAGAGTACCTTTTGCCTGAACTACTATTGGGCTCTTATTTTGGGGGTAGCTGTAAATTATAATAGCTAATTTAATCATCCTGCTTTCTTTtgattgactttttaaaaaaattttttttattgctaacaGTCTTCCACTGAAGACTTTGTATAGCAACAGAGTGATGCGAATTATAGTTTTGTGATTGCTAGAAGTATTTAAACATTCTCTGGATATGCATGTATTGGTCAGAATCACTAATGGCAATATATGCTTATAAAATCAGAAATGTCCACCCACAATGTGTCACTGAAATCATCAGCTCACTCTTGAGTTTGTTGAAATTTGTTTTTTGGTGGGAATTTTCTCAGGGGTGAACAGATGAAAAGGAAATCACAGGAAAGAAGGGAAATATTAAAAGACCCATGAATAAGAATACACTAAAATAATGATTATTGAGCCACACTTGACGTGTGCTATATAAAAAAGTTAAGACTATTAATTTGTTGCATGATAAATACTAATCTGCTCTTATTTTGGTGTCTCTTAGGAGAATaatggcattccagttcatctgaAGGGTGGAGCCGGGGATGCCATCCTGTACCGCACCACGATGGGCCTCACCATCTTGGGTATGTGATGGAAGATTAACTTTATTTGAAAGACAATGAGCCTTCTGGGGAAGGGTTGCATggatattcatttttaattagtcAACCAGTAAATCAAAAAAGTAGTTGACTAGTCGTCTATTCGATAATGAAAGCAAAAACGATTCAGGATATCACTGTTTACACTGATATTAGGGTTATTAAATGCTAATAAACAACAGCAAGGaatgagtcaaaaaaaaaaaaaacgcacttCAGTTAACAGCCACACATAAATTATACTTCCAGGCTCAATGCTTTTTAGGCTACACTATTAATGATGATAGATAAATcagttgtatttatttagtgtgcaaaataatatacataatattgcACTATTTAggacctatatatatatatatatatatataatgtgtgtgtgtatatatatatatatatatatatatatatatatatatatatatatatataatgtgtgtgtgtatatatatatatatatatatatatatatatatatatatatatatatatatatataatgtgtgtgtatatatatatatatatatatatatatgtatgtgtatattatataaaatttggCTTTACTACTTGTGGTCtgacactgttttttttgttttataggaACTGTCTTTGTAATATACGAGCTGGTCAAGGCAGCGCTCCCAcagaaaaaggaataaaaactcCTGGAATTATTTCTGCCGAAATGGCCATGTATATGTTGTAAGGAGTTTACAAgctgtatatttattcattttcataatgGGACCAATCTACAACTATGTAGCTCTGGACAATAAAATCTGCTTCCCATGACTTCTGCCTCTCTTTGAAATGCTTTATACCCTGTTAAGAATGATATGGTGATAGGTTTGCCTATAAGGTGGAGTACTGtttaggaaaaaagagaaaatgaattaCTAAAGCATATAATTTTCTCCGTTTTCCTAAACAACCTCTACGTTATAAGCAAACCCAGTATTACATTCCCAGTCCCTAGGAAATTTTGTTTTCCAGCTACCAGATTCAGCAGAGAAATTGCCAGACTGTATTGGCCTTTGGGCCTCCAGGATGGGAATTGAGGAGTCTTGGTGTACGTCAGCAAGTTGTTGCTTGCTGGAGTGAAACTTAAAGGTTCTGATAGAAAGctgacaaagaaacaaaaacaatttgatATTTGTTTAATACCTTTTAGACACTTTGACAATTTGCAAACCCTTGTAATTCACTCCTGTCTACCAAGAACAGAAACGTGAGGCTATAGTGGGTACAGGCtgacccaaactggacagttgatgtcacctggtctgatgaatctcgattctGCTGCAGCAGGCAGAAGGGTGGGTCAGAATTGCTGtcagcagcatgaatccatggacccagcctgccttgtgtcaacagtgcAGGCTGCTGGTGGTGGGGTAACGGTGTGGGGAatattttcttggcacacacacTGGGCCCTTAATGAGTATTATAGCTGCCTGCAATAGTATTATCCCTTGACAGGCATATAACTTTTTCCATAAGGGCAATGTGCCATGTCACGAAGTCACAATGGTCTCTCCAGttaccagatctgaatccaatagcaTGGTAGAATAAGGTTTgtgctgacaaatctgcagcaattatgtaACACAATCTCGTCATCATGGACCAGATTCTCAAATTAGTTCCAAGAAACCATAATACACAGCAAAATAATATTACTACACAGAAGTACAAATAGCAAAGTTTATTATATCTTGAGATCAGAATAGTCCTGGCACCACTTTGGGAAAATTTCCTTATTAAGATAAAAAACCCCACATAACCCTGTGGTTAGCATCTACATGAAAATTACAGAAGCCTATTTCAGTCACTcgcaaaaaagaaaagcatttgaGTCATGATAATGAGAATTTTTATTATGACTTTTCTcagttttattacttacttttaGCCTATAGGCCAATTATGAGATACTAAGATACATTTTAGGGAGACTTTCTTGTAATTATGCCTTAGTAAATGGTTTATTTTGATACATGCATGCAATAATCTTCTTAGGCCAATGACAAATACAGTACTTGTTTGTCAGTATAACTGCATACAAAGCGGAAAAGGTGGTCTGAAAATGCCCTGTGTGCCCACAGACACTGGTTTTCCTTCATGAGAGCTTCTTGCTCTTGTTTGGAGTGTTGGGGGTGTCCCAGCTGCTTGGGCTCCTCCTAAGGCTCAGTATAAGGACGTGAAGAGTTCTAGTGGAGTAACCTAAAGAGGAATCTGACTATGCTGTCTCTACACTCCCTGTGATGTTTGCAGAGATTATTATTGAGCCTCAGGGCTAGCTCCTACAAGTTCTTGAGTGTCAAGGCCTGATCTCAAGTGGCAAGGTAATCTTTAATTTTGTCTGCTAGCCATGAGTGCATCCCAGGGGAGAGTTGTGGAATATTCAGTGTAATATTCAGAGACAGTACAACTGCCCTGCTGAAAATTGATGAGATGAGAAGCTGCtcctctgacacacacaggaCTATCAAATGTCTTCTACATGGCTTGAGTAGAGCAGTCAATGTAGGCCACCGTGGCACAGTCTGAAGGGAAACGTGATGGCTGTTGCTCAAGAGCAATGGAGCATTGCAAAAGGAATCTCCAACATCAGCTGGGGTTCCCATCATACTGCTCAGGAGTGGGTAGATATGAATCTGATCTATTTGAGTTTTTGAGAGGAGTGGGCTAAGGCAGCTCTATAGCTGTAGCTGCAACAGGCTGAGTAGCTTCCTTCTGTAAGCTCTCAAAAAGTGACTGCAGTTGTGAGGATTTGCTGCAAGACCTCCTCctgcctgctgatagtggtgccctGATTAATTACTGCTATTTAACTGCTCAGACTATGCTGGGTCCATGTTTCTACCCCAATCCTGCTGTAATGGGGAGGGCACCCCATGCAGGGTTTGATCCCTGTTCTCCAGCAATCAGAGGCAAGAATAACCCCATGAGCAACTCAATGAGCCACCCACAGAGAGAGGAATAGATCCAACTGCAGAGAAAGCCAAATGTCCTAAAAGTTCACTAAAGGTCTGGACCAGgactatattatttatttatttgaactgAAAGCTTAGGGAACACAAGAGTTGGCTATAGAGGCCAGAGAAATCACCAAGATGTCCCCAGGAGACTAAGAGTTTGCCAGCTGGAAATTAAGCACCAGCACACAGCAAAGTTGAATCAAGTCAAAGTGCTAAGTGAGAGGCATGCTCTTCTTAAATAGACCCAGGCACAGGTGTAGCTGTTTGCCACTGATTATAATCACGGTGGTGTTCTGTGGCTCTCTCTGGTGGCAGAAACTGGTCTAGCAATGTTTCTGGTTGCTCTCTGGCACAAGGCCGAGCCGGCTTTCCCCTTATAGTtcataagaggaaaaaaaatcatagggTAGAAAAATCCTAAATACACCCACATACGTGTGTGGGATCATGCCTTTTCACTGCACATTCAAAACAAGAACCAGCCTAAATGGAAGACAGCAGATCTTGGGGTTCATTAGTTAATTTTTCACCAGCTCAAAATGATGACATTAAAAGTGACTGCATCAATTTTTCTGTGCGCAAAGATGTCTTCATACCAATTATTAACAATAATCATTGTTTTGAAGTGAAAGAAGTGCTCGGTGCTCAAAGAGTCAAATGTAGGggcataatgaaaaaaaaaaaagattcaaatttGGAAAATTGTTCCGATGGTCTGTGATAATGGCTGCATTGATTTACAAGCCAAGATCTGGCTCCaagtggaaaaagaaagtggttaaaaaacaatactgtgaagggaaattgtaatgctacagcacgtAAGGTCATTCTatacaactttgtggcaacagtttgaggaagaaccacacatgggtgtgatggccaagTTTCCATCTGCTTTTGGCTGGACATACAGTGTATATCTACCTACCTTATGTGACCTACTATGTGTTAAGCAGCCAAGAATTTCACTACAAAGAATTCTACTCTGTTACGCTTTGTACGTGACAAATAAGACTTGAACTAGAACTTTTACTTCAGAAAACATGCAGCAAAGACTATGGAttggttttcttcatttttatttgtatgaagTTGTAAGAAGTGGCATGAATACTAATTGCCCTCTATCCCACACCTTGGAAAGTGAGTGGGATGGTGAGTGGCTACGTTTTTCTACAATGGAATGGCATGATGAtctacagcgtgtcccaaaagtctccatacatagaggaCTATGTTTGCTAGCACCACTTTGGTTGtcccttcgtcagtg harbors:
- the LOC113531698 gene encoding cytochrome c oxidase subunit 7A2, mitochondrial, producing the protein MFRHVSALHQLSRRTLTSSARRQVENKVPQKQKLFQENNGIPVHLKGGAGDAILYRTTMGLTILGTVFVIYELVKAALPQKKE